A part of Deinococcus aerolatus genomic DNA contains:
- a CDS encoding complex I subunit 1/NuoH family protein encodes MPDWLIAALITLLKAVLVALALLTTFAYMTLVERRLLARMQIRWGPNRVGPMGLLQPLADAIKSIFKEDLQVTMADKLVYTLAPIIAIGMALTAFGGIPAGPAGSLFGADPWVYNLDAGLLALLALTSMGVYGIFLGGWASGSKYPILGGLRSSAQMISYELGMGLSILGTLMLIGSLNFRVIVEWQALAGWTVLFQVFAFALFLLSSFAEVNRTPFDLPEAEQEIVAGYLTEYTAIKWALFQMAEYVNMITASALMATLFFGGYRGPVFLDGLIPGISGWPIIWLVVKIAFFLFLFIWVRATLPRFRYDQLMRLGWKLVLPAALTNTMLVAFYLAFLKPAGLGLWFLGLLSLAGLLGLFLMSDRVRALWSAPAAPKVPVKPARPVGGD; translated from the coding sequence ATGCCCGACTGGCTGATTGCCGCCCTGATTACCCTGCTCAAAGCGGTGCTGGTGGCGCTGGCGCTGCTGACCACCTTCGCGTACATGACTTTAGTCGAGCGCCGGCTGCTGGCGCGCATGCAGATTCGCTGGGGGCCAAACCGCGTGGGGCCGATGGGCCTGCTGCAACCCCTGGCCGACGCCATCAAGAGCATCTTCAAGGAAGACCTGCAGGTCACCATGGCCGACAAGCTGGTGTATACCCTGGCGCCGATCATCGCGATTGGCATGGCGCTGACCGCCTTCGGCGGTATTCCGGCGGGCCCGGCCGGCAGCCTGTTCGGGGCCGATCCCTGGGTCTACAACCTGGACGCCGGGCTGCTGGCGCTGCTGGCGCTGACCAGCATGGGCGTGTACGGCATCTTCCTGGGCGGCTGGGCCTCGGGCAGCAAGTACCCGATCCTGGGCGGCCTGAGAAGCAGCGCGCAGATGATCAGCTACGAGCTCGGCATGGGCCTGAGCATCCTGGGCACGCTGATGCTGATCGGCTCCCTGAACTTCCGCGTGATAGTGGAGTGGCAGGCGCTGGCCGGCTGGACGGTGCTATTTCAGGTGTTCGCCTTCGCGCTGTTCCTGCTCAGCTCGTTTGCCGAGGTCAACCGCACGCCCTTTGACCTGCCGGAAGCCGAGCAGGAAATCGTGGCCGGCTACCTGACCGAGTACACCGCCATCAAGTGGGCGCTGTTCCAGATGGCCGAGTACGTCAACATGATCACCGCCTCGGCCCTGATGGCGACGCTGTTCTTTGGCGGCTACCGTGGGCCGGTGTTTCTGGACGGGCTGATTCCCGGCATCAGCGGCTGGCCGATCATCTGGCTGGTGGTCAAGATCGCCTTCTTCCTGTTCCTGTTTATCTGGGTGCGCGCCACCCTGCCGCGCTTCCGCTATGACCAGCTGATGCGTCTGGGCTGGAAGCTGGTGCTGCCGGCGGCGCTGACCAACACCATGCTGGTGGCCTTTTACCTGGCGTTCCTGAAGCCCGCTGGCCTGGGCCTGTGGTTCCTGGGCCTGCTGAGCCTCGCTGGGCTGCTGGGCCTATTCCTGATGAGTGACCGCGTGCGGGCGCTGTGGAGCGCGCCTGCCGCGCCGAAAGTGCCCGTCAAGCCTGCGCGTCCCGTCGGAGGGGATTGA
- the nuoG gene encoding NADH-quinone oxidoreductase subunit NuoG → MKVHVDGVSLDLPAGTSAIDAVFEAGGDVPYFCAHKYLSPVGACRMCLVETGSPRKEKDGSFVMDDATGQPKIFWFPKPMASCTMQATDGMHIKTARSSEVVAKAQAGMMEFTLLNHPLDCPTCDKGGACELQDRAFEYGYGASRFGFDRRHADKHYPLSDFIILDQERCIHCKRCVRYFEEVPGQEVLDFIERGGHTFIDTEEGGLPLGFQGNIADICPVGALLDNVARFRGRNWEYDHTPTTCTLCPVGCSITVDARNGRLERIVARENREVNEAWICDAGRFGHAFASERRLTVPLLRVNGELQEASWDAAIAAIRAGMAHHSVADLGLYLNADSTLEEGVALEALADALGTRHVDHWPRYEVSLDAMPNGAATLDDVATADAVVVIGADLGEEAPILELRILEMLRGGLLPPEYAHGTAIADLRLVERPARNPQKLAVIGRESRLWAHAGIRASSNGHNALERLGQPDTAELHAALRLLTDAEKAVIVLGADVLNGASGSFAAQLSELAARTGARVMAIPAAANSKGLAALNLVPRDGGLPFARVAEAPAAFISRLDPGVRARGLTIVHDSHLTATARLADVVLPAVTNYEKRGTTVNLEGRLLPLEQAALSAGEAADLIRTLTAVAEALGLRAPARGLKSAQALAAQKLGIKLGGLPERGVIHAFRTTHVAPTEQTHTPKLWTERMQPSVQTLIPATLQPLPMLGAAPAGGDD, encoded by the coding sequence ATGAAAGTCCACGTAGACGGCGTATCACTCGATCTTCCTGCCGGAACCTCCGCCATCGACGCGGTGTTCGAGGCGGGCGGCGACGTGCCTTATTTCTGCGCCCACAAGTACCTGAGCCCGGTGGGTGCGTGCCGCATGTGCCTGGTGGAAACCGGTTCGCCGCGCAAGGAAAAGGACGGCTCGTTCGTCATGGACGACGCCACGGGCCAGCCCAAGATCTTCTGGTTCCCCAAGCCGATGGCCTCCTGCACCATGCAGGCCACCGACGGCATGCACATCAAGACCGCCCGCAGCAGCGAGGTGGTGGCCAAAGCGCAGGCCGGCATGATGGAGTTCACCCTGCTGAACCACCCGCTGGACTGCCCCACCTGCGACAAGGGCGGCGCATGCGAGCTGCAGGACCGCGCCTTCGAGTACGGCTACGGGGCCAGCCGTTTCGGCTTTGACCGCCGCCACGCCGACAAGCATTACCCCCTGTCCGATTTCATCATTCTGGATCAGGAGCGCTGCATTCACTGCAAGCGCTGTGTGCGCTACTTCGAGGAAGTGCCGGGCCAGGAAGTGCTGGACTTCATCGAGCGGGGCGGGCACACCTTCATCGATACCGAAGAGGGCGGTCTGCCTCTGGGCTTTCAGGGCAACATCGCCGACATCTGCCCGGTGGGGGCGCTGCTGGACAACGTGGCGCGCTTCCGGGGGCGCAACTGGGAATACGACCACACGCCCACCACCTGCACCCTCTGCCCGGTGGGCTGCTCGATCACGGTGGACGCCCGCAACGGTCGCCTGGAGCGCATCGTGGCCCGCGAGAACCGCGAGGTGAACGAGGCCTGGATCTGCGACGCGGGCCGCTTTGGTCATGCGTTTGCCTCCGAGCGGCGGCTGACCGTGCCGCTGCTGCGCGTGAACGGCGAGTTGCAGGAGGCCAGCTGGGACGCGGCGATTGCCGCCATCCGGGCCGGCATGGCCCACCACAGCGTCGCCGATCTGGGCTTATACCTGAACGCCGACAGCACGCTGGAAGAGGGCGTGGCGCTGGAAGCCCTGGCCGACGCCCTGGGCACCCGACATGTGGACCACTGGCCCCGCTACGAGGTGTCGCTGGACGCCATGCCCAACGGCGCGGCCACCCTGGACGACGTGGCCACCGCCGACGCCGTGGTGGTGATTGGTGCGGATCTGGGCGAGGAGGCCCCGATTCTGGAGCTGCGCATCTTGGAAATGCTGCGCGGCGGGCTGCTGCCGCCCGAATACGCGCACGGCACCGCCATCGCCGACCTGCGGCTGGTGGAACGTCCGGCCCGTAACCCGCAGAAGCTGGCAGTGATCGGCCGGGAATCGCGGCTGTGGGCGCACGCAGGCATCCGCGCCTCCTCCAACGGGCACAACGCCCTGGAACGGCTGGGCCAGCCCGACACCGCCGAACTGCACGCCGCGCTGCGGCTGCTCACGGACGCCGAGAAGGCCGTGATTGTGCTGGGGGCCGACGTACTGAACGGCGCTTCCGGGTCGTTTGCCGCGCAGCTCAGCGAACTGGCCGCCCGCACCGGCGCGAGGGTCATGGCGATTCCTGCGGCGGCCAACAGCAAGGGGCTGGCCGCGCTGAATCTGGTGCCGCGTGACGGCGGTCTGCCGTTTGCCCGCGTGGCCGAGGCGCCCGCCGCCTTCATCAGCCGCCTGGACCCCGGCGTGCGGGCGCGGGGGCTGACCATCGTTCACGACTCGCACCTGACCGCCACCGCGCGGCTGGCGGACGTGGTGCTGCCTGCCGTCACCAATTATGAGAAGCGCGGCACCACCGTCAACCTGGAAGGGCGCCTGCTCCCGCTGGAGCAGGCCGCCCTGAGCGCGGGCGAGGCCGCCGACCTGATCCGCACCCTGACCGCCGTGGCCGAGGCGCTGGGCCTGCGCGCCCCCGCACGCGGCCTGAAGTCGGCGCAGGCGCTGGCCGCGCAGAAGCTGGGGATCAAGCTGGGCGGCCTGCCGGAGCGCGGCGTGATCCATGCGTTCCGCACCACCCACGTCGCCCCCACCGAACAGACCCACACCCCGAAGCTGTGGACCGAGCGCATGCAACCCTCGGTCCAGACCCTGATTCCCGCCACCCTCCAGCCGCTGCCGATGCTGGGCGCGGCCCCCGCAGGAGGGGATGACTGA
- the nuoF gene encoding NADH-quinone oxidoreductase subunit NuoF codes for MTAVAPTPPKPITSGKDPRFAPTLYAHVGQPDSWTLAYYRRNGGYEAVKRAFGMGADAVIEEVKKSGLRGRGGAGFATGLKWSFMPLNDGKPHYIICNADESEPGSFKDRYLLSEDPHQLIEGMLIAAYAMRASVGYIYIRGEYVHAAQRIQAAIEEARVAGLLGQNVLNSGFDFQLHLHRGAGAYICGEETALMNSLEGLRANPRLKPPFPAAAGLYGLPTTINNVETFCAATQILKFGAEWHAEMGTEKSKGMKLFQVSGPVARPGVYELPLGTTFRELIYDWAGGPLEEMKAIIPGGSSCPLLPYTDAILDTPMDYESIAAAGSMLGTGGVTVIPKADCIVNATWNMVRFYGHESCGKCTPCREGISSWMTRMYEKLVRGHGQPGDVQLILDMSENIGGRSFCALADACLGPVLSSIELFREEYDSLAQLQTPTYPPRNRWRDA; via the coding sequence ATGACCGCCGTGGCCCCCACCCCGCCCAAACCCATCACCAGCGGCAAGGACCCGCGTTTTGCCCCCACCCTGTACGCTCACGTGGGGCAGCCGGACAGCTGGACGCTGGCGTACTACCGCCGCAACGGGGGCTATGAGGCCGTCAAGCGCGCCTTTGGCATGGGCGCGGACGCCGTGATCGAGGAGGTCAAGAAGTCCGGCCTGCGCGGACGCGGCGGCGCGGGCTTTGCCACTGGCCTCAAGTGGTCGTTCATGCCGCTCAACGACGGCAAGCCCCACTACATCATCTGCAACGCCGATGAGTCGGAGCCGGGCAGCTTCAAGGACCGCTACCTGCTCTCGGAAGACCCCCACCAGCTGATCGAGGGCATGCTCATCGCTGCCTACGCCATGCGGGCCTCTGTCGGCTACATCTACATCCGGGGCGAGTACGTCCACGCCGCCCAGCGCATCCAGGCCGCCATTGAGGAGGCGCGGGTCGCCGGGCTGCTGGGCCAGAACGTGCTGAACAGCGGGTTCGATTTCCAGCTGCACCTGCACCGGGGTGCGGGCGCGTACATCTGCGGCGAGGAAACGGCGCTGATGAACAGCCTGGAGGGCCTGCGGGCCAACCCCCGCCTGAAACCGCCGTTTCCCGCTGCCGCCGGGTTGTACGGACTGCCCACCACCATCAACAACGTGGAGACCTTCTGCGCCGCCACCCAGATCCTGAAATTTGGCGCGGAGTGGCACGCGGAAATGGGCACCGAGAAAAGCAAGGGGATGAAGCTGTTCCAGGTGTCCGGCCCGGTGGCGCGGCCCGGCGTGTACGAGCTGCCGCTAGGCACCACCTTCCGCGAGCTGATCTACGACTGGGCGGGCGGTCCCCTGGAGGAAATGAAGGCCATCATCCCCGGCGGCTCCAGCTGCCCGCTGCTTCCGTACACCGACGCCATTCTGGACACGCCGATGGATTACGAGAGCATCGCCGCTGCCGGGTCCATGCTGGGTACCGGGGGCGTGACGGTGATCCCGAAGGCCGACTGCATCGTGAACGCCACCTGGAACATGGTGCGCTTTTACGGCCATGAGTCCTGCGGCAAATGCACGCCGTGCCGCGAGGGGATTTCCAGCTGGATGACCCGCATGTACGAGAAGCTGGTGCGCGGCCACGGCCAGCCCGGCGACGTGCAGCTGATTCTGGATATGTCCGAGAACATCGGGGGCCGCAGCTTCTGCGCGCTGGCCGACGCCTGCCTGGGGCCGGTGCTGAGCAGCATTGAGCTGTTCCGCGAGGAATACGACTCGCTGGCGCAGCTCCAGACGCCCACCTATCCGCCCCGCAACCGCTGGAGAGACGCATGA
- the nuoE gene encoding NADH-quinone oxidoreductase subunit NuoE, translated as MSYFADKQPLVADIFSRYPDSPQGRRSALMPLIREVQDAEGFVSGSRMDEIAALCGTTATEVRSVMSFYSTYHTLPTGKYHLQVCSTVMCSLAGSDELWDHLVAQLDVQPGEVSPDGRFSVQKVECLGSCGTAPMMQINDDGYYERVTPGKCARILESLRADLQPLPDNPVPVTINAEGRQVLASGEAVGASMTGLSQLPFLAPGGEA; from the coding sequence TTGAGTTACTTCGCCGATAAACAACCCCTCGTGGCCGACATCTTCTCGCGTTACCCCGATTCCCCGCAGGGCCGCCGCTCGGCGCTGATGCCCCTGATCCGTGAGGTTCAGGACGCCGAGGGCTTCGTGAGCGGCTCGCGTATGGACGAGATCGCGGCCCTGTGCGGCACCACCGCCACCGAGGTCCGCAGCGTCATGAGCTTCTATTCCACGTACCACACGCTGCCCACCGGCAAATACCATCTTCAGGTATGCAGCACGGTGATGTGTTCGCTGGCCGGGTCCGACGAGCTGTGGGACCATCTGGTCGCGCAACTGGACGTGCAGCCGGGCGAGGTCAGCCCGGACGGGCGCTTCAGCGTGCAGAAGGTGGAATGCCTGGGCTCGTGCGGCACCGCCCCGATGATGCAGATCAACGATGACGGCTATTACGAGCGGGTAACGCCGGGCAAGTGCGCCCGCATTCTGGAATCGCTGCGCGCGGACCTTCAGCCGCTGCCCGACAACCCGGTCCCGGTGACCATCAATGCCGAGGGCCGTCAGGTGCTGGCCAGCGGCGAGGCCGTCGGGGCCAGCATGACCGGCCTGAGCCAGCTGCCCTTTCTTGCCCCTGGAGGCGAAGCATGA
- the nuoD gene encoding NADH dehydrogenase (quinone) subunit D, whose amino-acid sequence MTGDHQESTVDGRLNRESGALMHTEIMSLNVGPQHPSTHGVLRLVVDMDGEYVIKVTPHMGYLHTGFEKTFENRTYQQGVTYAPRTDYLHSFSHELSYVLSVEKLLGAEVPERATTVRVILHELGRIHSHLVFVGTGLLDLGALTPFFYAFREKESCQDLFEAVCGYRMNQGYFRVGGLYRDIPDDWPAMVSRFLVQMEKGVEEYTTLFANNPIFQDRARGVGIIPPDVALDLGLTGPNLRASGVPLDNRKDNPYCGYETYDFNVVTSQDGDSLARFNMRLWEFGESIKIIRQALERLRPGPVRDPNRKISLPPRHELETSMEAVIHHFKLVTEGFHPPVGEVYVPTESARGEVGYYIVSDGGSMPYRVKIRAPSFVNLQALEYACVGAQFADLITILATIDPVLGDVDR is encoded by the coding sequence ATGACCGGCGATCATCAGGAATCCACTGTCGACGGGCGTCTCAACAGAGAGTCCGGCGCCCTGATGCACACCGAGATCATGTCACTGAATGTGGGGCCGCAGCATCCCAGCACGCACGGTGTGCTGCGGCTGGTGGTGGACATGGACGGCGAGTACGTGATCAAGGTCACGCCGCACATGGGCTACCTGCACACCGGCTTCGAGAAGACCTTTGAGAACCGCACCTACCAGCAGGGCGTGACCTACGCGCCGCGCACCGATTACCTGCACAGTTTCAGTCACGAGCTGTCCTATGTCCTCAGCGTGGAAAAATTGCTGGGGGCCGAGGTGCCGGAACGCGCCACCACCGTCCGCGTGATCCTGCACGAGCTGGGGCGCATCCACAGCCATCTGGTGTTCGTGGGCACCGGCCTGCTGGACCTGGGTGCGCTGACGCCGTTCTTCTACGCCTTCCGCGAGAAGGAAAGCTGCCAGGATCTGTTCGAGGCCGTCTGTGGCTACCGCATGAACCAGGGCTACTTCCGGGTGGGCGGCCTGTACCGCGATATTCCCGACGACTGGCCCGCGATGGTCTCGCGCTTTCTGGTCCAGATGGAAAAGGGCGTGGAGGAGTACACCACGCTGTTCGCCAACAATCCCATCTTCCAGGACCGGGCGCGTGGGGTCGGGATCATTCCGCCGGACGTGGCCCTGGACCTGGGCCTGACCGGGCCGAACCTGCGCGCGTCCGGCGTGCCACTCGACAACCGCAAGGACAACCCGTACTGCGGCTACGAGACCTACGACTTCAACGTCGTGACCAGCCAGGACGGCGACAGCCTCGCGCGCTTCAACATGCGGCTGTGGGAATTCGGCGAGAGCATCAAGATCATCCGGCAGGCGCTGGAACGCCTGCGGCCCGGCCCGGTCCGGGATCCCAACCGTAAGATCAGTCTGCCGCCCCGGCACGAGCTGGAAACCAGCATGGAGGCGGTGATCCACCACTTCAAACTGGTCACCGAGGGCTTCCACCCGCCCGTGGGCGAGGTCTACGTGCCCACCGAGTCGGCGCGCGGCGAGGTCGGGTATTACATCGTCAGTGACGGCGGCAGCATGCCGTACCGGGTCAAGATCCGCGCCCCCAGCTTCGTGAACCTGCAAGCGCTGGAGTACGCCTGTGTGGGCGCGCAGTTCGCCGATCTGATCACCATTCTCGCCACCATCGACCCCGTGCTCGGGGACGTGGACCGGTAA
- a CDS encoding NADH-quinone oxidoreductase subunit C produces MPAPPADPRDVTGLMAELGLTEDDSAEPTALVPPERLQEVAQALKERGFMLMDTVGLDYLTYTQPRPKRFAVLHNIYHPYDHRRLFLRVWLDDGEALDSLYPVWKAANYLEREVYDLVGVNFVGHPDLRKVLTPDDLEGHPLRKDFPLGETPTLFRDGRFLDPAAFRAGVTGQQSGLTGYRGELRRGRGEDRLPPVMPEGGPK; encoded by the coding sequence ATGCCTGCTCCGCCGGCAGACCCGCGTGACGTGACCGGCCTGATGGCCGAACTTGGCCTGACCGAGGACGACTCGGCCGAACCCACCGCCCTTGTGCCCCCCGAGCGGCTGCAGGAGGTGGCACAGGCCCTCAAGGAGCGCGGCTTCATGCTGATGGACACGGTGGGGCTGGATTACCTGACCTACACCCAGCCCCGCCCCAAACGCTTTGCCGTGTTGCACAACATCTACCACCCCTACGATCACCGCCGCCTGTTCCTGCGGGTGTGGCTGGACGACGGCGAGGCGCTGGACAGCCTGTACCCGGTGTGGAAGGCGGCCAATTACCTGGAGCGCGAGGTCTACGACCTGGTGGGTGTGAACTTTGTCGGTCACCCGGACCTGCGCAAGGTGTTGACCCCCGACGATCTCGAAGGCCATCCCCTGCGCAAGGACTTTCCGCTGGGCGAGACGCCCACCCTGTTCCGCGACGGGCGCTTTCTGGACCCTGCCGCCTTCCGGGCCGGCGTGACCGGGCAGCAGTCTGGCCTGACCGGCTACCGGGGCGAACTGCGGCGCGGGCGCGGCGAGGACCGTCTGCCGCCGGTGATGCCAGAGGGAGGGCCGAAGTGA
- a CDS encoding NuoB/complex I 20 kDa subunit family protein, whose protein sequence is MALKELIDRDWQELESEGILFSSLEKLVAWGRSNSLWPATFGLACCAIEMMSSTNGRNDMARFGSEVFRASPRQADVMIVAGRLSKKMAPIMRRVYDQMPDPKWVISMGACASSGGMFNNYAIVQNVDSVVPVDIFVPGCPPRPEALIYAVMQLQKKVRGEAFDQLGHQLPMVDAWTR, encoded by the coding sequence ATGGCACTGAAAGAACTGATCGACCGCGACTGGCAGGAATTGGAATCCGAGGGCATCCTGTTTTCCAGTCTGGAGAAACTGGTGGCCTGGGGGCGCAGCAACTCGCTGTGGCCGGCCACCTTCGGGCTGGCGTGCTGCGCCATTGAGATGATGAGCAGCACCAACGGACGCAACGACATGGCCCGCTTCGGCTCGGAAGTGTTCCGCGCCTCGCCCCGGCAGGCCGACGTGATGATCGTGGCCGGACGCCTGAGCAAGAAGATGGCCCCGATCATGCGCCGGGTCTACGACCAGATGCCCGATCCCAAGTGGGTGATCAGCATGGGCGCGTGCGCCAGTTCGGGCGGCATGTTCAACAACTACGCCATCGTGCAGAACGTGGACAGCGTGGTGCCAGTGGACATTTTCGTGCCGGGCTGCCCGCCGCGCCCCGAGGCGCTGATCTACGCCGTGATGCAGCTGCAGAAGAAGGTGCGCGGCGAGGCCTTTGATCAGCTGGGCCACCAGCTGCCGATGGTGGATGCGTGGACGCGATGA
- a CDS encoding NADH-quinone oxidoreductase subunit A, translating to MLLVAVGIGVLAVIVSAILGPKKASRAKLMAYESGNDPEHGGVGTNQRFPVHFYLVAMLFIIFDIETAFFYPLAVAYQKLIPFAFFEALTFVLLLLVGYVYVLKKRVLEWA from the coding sequence ATGTTGCTTGTGGCGGTTGGCATTGGCGTGCTGGCCGTGATTGTCAGCGCCATCCTGGGGCCAAAGAAGGCCAGCCGCGCCAAGCTGATGGCCTACGAGTCGGGCAACGATCCCGAGCACGGCGGCGTCGGCACCAACCAGCGCTTCCCGGTGCACTTCTATCTGGTGGCGATGCTGTTCATCATCTTCGACATCGAGACCGCCTTCTTCTACCCGCTGGCGGTGGCCTACCAGAAGCTGATTCCCTTTGCCTTCTTCGAGGCCCTGACCTTCGTGCTGCTGCTGCTGGTGGGCTACGTGTACGTGCTGAAAAAGCGGGTGCTGGAATGGGCGTAG
- a CDS encoding ATP-binding protein — translation MTLPDAQTVFVVSADRARVRPLASLLPQATVVHVGSAEALLREAHVQPPAVALLYTDVPGVPLAQVLPMLRQRAELAGTQWLAVGTKGLGALLSAGADALISDTTAPEAVALQVGNMLARAQQSRDLHGRVAALQRRSDDWDHEEKVRDQLIHMLVHDLKNPIAAVMGLLEIVQDDARVPDDSRELLKVARDETQHLLHLAVNMLDIRKIQAGKMNLRRELMFSPMFQEVIALACGDVGSGMRDRVIRTEVESNLSPASADPEILRRVMANLLSNAMKHTTGGGQIAVTVRAVKDAVQLSVKDDGEGIPAEDIPNLFAAFEQSRLTLHGRFDTGMGLAFCKLAVEEHGGAISVQSVRGHGATFIFTLPLAHDADDDDFVELLN, via the coding sequence ATGACCCTTCCTGATGCCCAGACCGTCTTCGTGGTGTCCGCGGACCGTGCCCGCGTCCGGCCACTTGCGTCGCTGCTGCCGCAGGCCACTGTCGTGCATGTCGGGAGTGCCGAGGCCCTGCTGCGCGAGGCGCATGTCCAGCCCCCTGCCGTGGCGCTGCTGTACACCGACGTTCCGGGGGTGCCGCTGGCCCAGGTACTGCCGATGCTGCGCCAGCGCGCTGAACTGGCCGGGACCCAGTGGCTGGCGGTGGGCACCAAGGGGCTGGGCGCGCTGCTGTCCGCCGGGGCCGACGCCCTGATCAGCGACACCACCGCGCCGGAGGCCGTGGCCCTGCAGGTGGGCAACATGCTGGCCCGCGCCCAGCAGAGCCGGGACCTGCACGGCCGGGTGGCGGCCCTGCAACGCCGCAGCGACGACTGGGACCACGAGGAAAAGGTGCGTGACCAGCTGATTCACATGCTGGTGCATGACCTGAAGAACCCGATTGCCGCCGTGATGGGCCTGCTGGAGATCGTGCAGGACGACGCCCGCGTGCCGGACGACTCGCGCGAGCTGCTCAAGGTGGCCCGCGACGAGACCCAGCACCTGCTGCATCTGGCGGTCAACATGCTCGACATCCGCAAGATTCAGGCCGGCAAGATGAACCTCAGGCGCGAGCTGATGTTCTCGCCCATGTTTCAGGAGGTGATTGCGCTGGCCTGCGGCGATGTGGGCAGCGGCATGCGCGACCGCGTGATCAGGACCGAGGTCGAGAGCAACCTCAGCCCGGCCAGCGCCGACCCCGAGATTCTGCGCCGGGTCATGGCCAACCTGCTCAGCAATGCCATGAAGCACACCACCGGCGGCGGCCAGATCGCCGTCACGGTGCGGGCAGTCAAGGACGCGGTGCAGCTCAGCGTGAAGGACGACGGCGAGGGCATTCCCGCCGAGGACATTCCCAACCTATTCGCCGCCTTTGAGCAGTCGCGTCTGACGCTGCACGGGCGCTTCGACACCGGCATGGGTCTGGCCTTCTGCAAGCTGGCCGTGGAGGAACACGGCGGCGCGATCAGCGTGCAGTCCGTGCGCGGACACGGGGCCACCTTCATTTTCACGCTGCCCCTGGCGCACGACGCGGACGACGACGATTTTGTGGAACTGTTGAACTGA